The Deltaproteobacteria bacterium genome includes a region encoding these proteins:
- a CDS encoding 6-bladed beta-propeller, producing MASGIYRSAPAGVSERAPAASVRAVLGRSLFAAAAVAVSLVAPQAVSSQDEGTEMLAVISGNEMIGRLKNPSALFFDEVKKRIYVADTGNRRLVSFDNEYKYLAELYLEEFDLPSGIVKDSAGLFYVVDSGKAAILRIDVRNNVVEPIEPSGVPEAGEPFIPGRIAIDGSDTLYVVDKLNKRILALDGDGVFVAQYTVPGDERLTGFADVRVAENGEVYAIDTLSGTIYIFDGSGEVVKSFSRRGTGRGMLRFPTSIAVDRNGHIYVADRHGGMVLVYDRSGIFLRAISRPGFREGELSYPFYIYLDGEGRLYTIDVTRIQVFKGEKG from the coding sequence ATGGCTTCTGGGATTTACAGGTCGGCGCCGGCGGGAGTGAGCGAGCGCGCCCCGGCTGCTTCGGTGCGGGCTGTGCTGGGCCGGAGCCTCTTCGCCGCGGCCGCCGTTGCGGTCTCCCTTGTTGCGCCGCAGGCCGTATCGTCGCAGGACGAGGGGACCGAGATGCTGGCCGTCATCAGCGGCAACGAGATGATAGGGCGGCTCAAGAACCCCTCGGCCCTCTTCTTCGACGAGGTGAAAAAGCGCATATACGTCGCCGACACGGGCAACAGGCGTCTCGTCTCCTTCGACAACGAGTACAAGTACCTGGCCGAGCTCTACCTCGAGGAATTCGACCTCCCTTCCGGCATCGTCAAGGACAGCGCCGGTCTCTTCTACGTGGTGGACAGCGGCAAGGCCGCCATCCTCAGGATAGACGTGCGCAACAACGTGGTCGAGCCCATCGAACCAAGCGGCGTGCCCGAGGCCGGAGAGCCCTTCATCCCCGGCAGGATCGCCATCGACGGCAGCGACACACTCTACGTCGTCGACAAGCTCAACAAGAGGATACTGGCCTTGGACGGCGACGGCGTCTTCGTGGCCCAGTACACCGTGCCGGGCGACGAGAGGCTCACCGGTTTCGCCGACGTGAGGGTGGCCGAAAACGGCGAGGTCTACGCCATCGACACGCTCAGCGGCACCATCTATATATTCGACGGCAGTGGCGAGGTGGTCAAGAGTTTTTCCAGGCGCGGCACGGGACGGGGCATGTTGCGCTTCCCCACGAGCATCGCCGTGGACCGCAACGGCCATATCTACGTCGCCGACCGCCACGGCGGCATGGTCCTCGTCTACGACCGCAGCGGCATATTCCTGCGCGCCATTTCAAGGCCCGGCTTCCGCGAGGGCGAGCTCTCCTACCCCTTCTACATCTACCTCGACGGGGAGGGCAGGCTCTATACGATAGACGTAACGAGGATACAGGTCTTCAAGGGCGAGAAGGGATGA
- a CDS encoding LysR family transcriptional regulator — MELRYLEIFCKVVECRSFSKAAASLCLTQSTVSIHIKALERELSVRLLDRLGRTVTPTRAGAILYRYAGKIVRLKHEARQAIDQFTGTMKGVLEVGASTIPGEYILPRLIGEFKRAHPDVRPVLRVGDTRSIYGEVLAGRVEVGVVGSPIKDRNVRCAPFASDEMVLVAPPDFDRSALAPGELAGVALLAREEGSGSRSSVEARLAEAGVDPATLVYAASLGSTQALKEGVKSAMGLAFISRMAVAEELRSGTLKAVEVKGLNLDRSFYVITHRLRFLSPIAVSFLDFLSARP; from the coding sequence ATGGAACTCAGATACCTCGAGATATTCTGCAAGGTCGTCGAGTGCCGCAGCTTTTCGAAGGCCGCGGCCTCCCTCTGTCTCACCCAGTCCACGGTCAGCATCCACATCAAGGCCCTGGAAAGAGAGCTCTCCGTAAGACTCCTCGACAGGCTGGGCCGCACCGTCACGCCCACCAGGGCCGGCGCCATCCTCTACCGCTACGCCGGTAAGATAGTGCGCCTCAAGCACGAGGCCCGCCAGGCGATAGACCAGTTCACGGGCACCATGAAGGGCGTGCTCGAGGTCGGGGCGAGCACCATACCCGGAGAGTACATCCTGCCTCGCTTGATAGGCGAGTTCAAGCGCGCCCATCCCGATGTGCGGCCCGTGCTGCGGGTGGGAGATACGCGCTCCATCTACGGGGAGGTGCTGGCGGGCCGCGTGGAAGTCGGCGTGGTCGGCTCGCCCATAAAGGACAGGAACGTGCGGTGCGCCCCCTTCGCAAGCGACGAGATGGTCCTTGTGGCGCCGCCGGACTTCGACCGCTCCGCGCTCGCCCCCGGAGAGCTGGCCGGCGTGGCGCTGCTCGCCCGCGAGGAGGGTTCGGGCTCGCGCAGCTCCGTCGAGGCCCGTCTCGCCGAGGCGGGCGTGGACCCGGCCACGCTCGTCTACGCCGCCAGTCTCGGCTCCACCCAGGCGCTGAAAGAGGGGGTGAAGTCCGCTATGGGGCTCGCCTTCATCTCCAGGATGGCCGTCGCCGAGGAGCTCCGCTCCGGTACGCTCAAGGCCGTGGAGGTGAAGGGCCTGAACCTCGATAGGAGCTTCTACGTCATCACCCACCGCCTGAGGTTCCTCTCGCCCATAGCCGTCTCCTTCCTCGATTTCCTCTCGGCGCGTCCGTAG
- a CDS encoding DUF3343 domain-containing protein, which yields MGAFSVGVHLRPFLTTGTSRLQDCHVSEYILTFGSAHKALKAESVLREAGAAFRLMPGPRGMDRACDLVIAVDGEGALSAAMEALERGGPAVRAVYRREGARYVAV from the coding sequence ATCGGAGCTTTCTCGGTCGGAGTCCATCTCCGGCCGTTCTTGACGACTGGGACGTCTCGGCTTCAGGATTGTCATGTGAGCGAGTATATCCTCACCTTCGGCTCCGCCCACAAGGCCCTCAAGGCCGAGAGCGTTCTCAGGGAGGCGGGCGCCGCCTTCCGTCTCATGCCCGGGCCCAGGGGGATGGACAGGGCCTGCGACCTCGTCATCGCCGTCGATGGCGAAGGAGCGCTCTCGGCTGCGATGGAAGCCCTGGAGCGGGGCGGCCCTGCCGTCAGGGCCGTCTACCGCAGAGAGGGGGCCCGTTACGTCGCCGTCTGA
- a CDS encoding TVP38/TMEM64 family protein codes for MSSTERSAWACGDSRGEARDSAQWGRGAGAGPLKLLASTAAVGAALAVALNLPGLDAASVRAFVERQGAVAPLVFIGLCAVKPLLFFVPSLGLTVVAGALFGPLMGTLYVALGGMASTVVGFYAARIVLREAVTKHLGRKALVRRMDERWREKGFSTTLMLRLMNIPWDLVSYAAGLSPVRFRDFYLASLAALGPVSFVFTYFGHSVTMMRGYSLLYATAAVAALGALPHVVKRLSKPQAAANSHDKRRR; via the coding sequence ATGAGTTCTACTGAAAGGAGCGCCTGGGCGTGCGGGGACAGCCGCGGCGAAGCTCGGGACTCGGCGCAGTGGGGCCGCGGCGCCGGGGCCGGTCCCCTGAAACTCCTGGCATCGACGGCGGCCGTCGGCGCGGCCCTGGCGGTAGCCCTGAACCTTCCGGGCCTGGACGCCGCCTCGGTAAGGGCCTTCGTCGAGAGACAGGGGGCCGTCGCGCCCCTCGTCTTCATCGGGCTGTGCGCCGTGAAGCCGCTGCTCTTCTTCGTCCCATCCCTGGGACTGACCGTCGTGGCGGGCGCGCTCTTCGGCCCTCTTATGGGCACGCTCTACGTGGCCCTCGGGGGTATGGCCTCGACGGTCGTGGGCTTCTACGCGGCCCGCATCGTGCTGCGCGAGGCCGTTACGAAACACCTGGGGCGAAAGGCCCTGGTGCGGCGCATGGACGAGCGGTGGAGAGAGAAGGGTTTTTCAACGACCCTCATGCTGCGGCTCATGAACATACCGTGGGACCTCGTGAGCTACGCCGCCGGCCTCTCGCCGGTCCGCTTCCGCGACTTCTACCTGGCGAGCCTCGCGGCGCTGGGTCCGGTAAGCTTCGTCTTTACTTACTTCGGCCATTCGGTTACAATGATGCGGGGCTACAGCCTCCTCTACGCCACGGCCGCCGTAGCGGCCCTCGGCGCGCTGCCCCACGTGGTCAAGAGGCTCTCCAAACCGCAGGCAGCCGCGAACTCCCATGACAAGAGACGCCGATAA
- a CDS encoding methyl-accepting chemotaxis protein has product MEDRVKDRRRMLNFSIKRAMQLRIFARIMIIVLCSVAATSIVFYLYSYQEISGSYRQFHVQARNFLDYLLPVIGISLVLGVAAAAVLTLFFPRNIAGPVYRLEKDIKERLARGDLTVRFRLREGDELTDLVTALNEVVDNFRERLAEVKSAARELEGLRAGGGGAETDTRLADVESRLRETLKEFKL; this is encoded by the coding sequence ATGGAAGACAGGGTTAAAGACAGAAGGCGCATGTTGAACTTCAGCATAAAGCGTGCCATGCAACTGAGGATCTTCGCCAGGATAATGATCATAGTGCTCTGCTCCGTGGCCGCCACATCCATCGTCTTCTATCTCTACAGCTACCAGGAGATATCGGGCTCCTACAGGCAGTTCCACGTGCAGGCCAGGAACTTCCTCGACTACCTCCTGCCGGTCATCGGCATATCGCTTGTGCTCGGCGTCGCGGCGGCCGCGGTGCTGACGCTCTTTTTCCCGCGCAACATAGCGGGACCGGTCTACAGGCTGGAAAAGGACATAAAGGAGAGGCTGGCCAGGGGGGACCTGACCGTCAGGTTCAGACTCCGCGAGGGCGACGAACTCACCGATCTCGTGACGGCCCTCAACGAGGTGGTCGACAACTTCAGGGAGAGGCTCGCCGAGGTGAAGTCGGCGGCGAGGGAACTGGAGGGGCTGCGCGCCGGAGGCGGCGGAGCGGAGACTGACACCAGGCTCGCCGACGTGGAGAGCCGCCTGAGGGAGACACTGAAAGAATTCAAGCTATGA
- a CDS encoding outer membrane lipoprotein carrier protein LolA: MPPPLRHRHAPLRGPPAARRAGDALSRLQEGPGRHRRPCGQGVETQVQALLGPQAPLDPQETLSRRQGPGGADVQEVPPHPRRLHRQEILVGRGPQRPHLQDLLHPRNALHGQLQLLDRAGAPLRRPLLGVQRQAIPLLHLQLRAHLQAQGRARLGRGRRRADVEEAPVAAGAGLRGAELRGGLRGGLRSMGLAAMGLAAVWFAAMGFAAATALSAHAGGDGLAPGPCEGPVLEGERRAAELERLQGLAGAVETLSASFRQYKRTVLLKGEIRSGGSLLLGRPGLMRWEVTEPERLVVVSDGRTLWVYSPGEGVVRKRAVADDPGVRTAMEFFSRATHSLGALEERFVVTVRDGGAYSDLSLRPKSALAGRFVESLCIRYGGDGAPRLIELRGRGGALTRTELFDVRLNPPLPADAFTFTPPEGVAVLTGEEDEFY, translated from the coding sequence ATGCCACCACCACTGCGTCATAGGCACGCTCCTCTTCGTGGACCGCCGGCGGCGCGCCGTGCCGGTGACGCGCTTTCTCGACTACAAGAAGGCCCTGGCCGACATCGACGCCCTTGCGGCCAGGGCGTCGAAACGCAGGTTCAGGCTCTTCTCGGACCTCAAGCTCCTCTCGATCCTCAAGAAACACTTTCACGGCGACAGGGCCCCGGAGGGGCTGACGTTCAGGAAGTTCCTCCGCACCCTCGACGGCTACACCGACAAGAAATACTCGTGGGACGAGGCCCACAAAGGCCACACCTACAAGACCTTCTTCATCCTCGGAATGCACTTCATGGACAACTACAACTACTCGATAGAGCGGGTGCGCCGCTGCGCCGTCCACTACTCGGCGTCCAACGGCAGGCTATACCCCTTCTGCACCTACAACTCCGGGCACACCTTCAGGCGCAAGGTCGAGCGCGCCTGGGCCGAGGCCGCCGGCGGGCGGACGTAGAGGAAGCGCCGGTGGCCGCCGGGGCGGGGCTGCGTGGGGCGGAACTGCGTGGGGGGCTGCGTGGGGGGCTGCGTTCCATGGGGCTCGCCGCGATGGGGTTAGCCGCAGTGTGGTTCGCCGCGATGGGGTTCGCCGCGGCGACGGCCCTCTCCGCCCACGCCGGCGGCGATGGCCTGGCTCCCGGCCCCTGCGAAGGCCCAGTGCTCGAGGGAGAGCGCCGGGCCGCCGAGCTCGAGCGGCTCCAGGGGCTCGCCGGGGCCGTGGAGACGCTCTCCGCGTCGTTCCGCCAGTACAAACGCACGGTCCTGCTGAAAGGGGAGATACGCTCCGGCGGCTCGCTCCTTCTCGGCCGTCCCGGTCTCATGCGCTGGGAGGTGACGGAGCCCGAAAGGCTCGTGGTCGTCTCGGACGGCCGGACCCTCTGGGTCTACAGCCCCGGGGAGGGCGTGGTCCGCAAGCGGGCCGTGGCGGACGACCCCGGCGTGCGCACCGCCATGGAGTTCTTCTCCAGGGCGACGCACTCGCTCGGCGCCCTGGAAGAGAGGTTCGTCGTGACCGTCCGCGACGGCGGCGCATACAGCGACCTTTCGCTGAGGCCGAAGAGCGCGCTCGCCGGCCGGTTCGTCGAGTCCCTGTGCATACGCTACGGCGGCGACGGCGCGCCGCGGCTCATCGAGCTGCGGGGCAGGGGCGGGGCGCTCACCAGGACCGAGCTCTTCGACGTGCGGCTCAACCCCCCTCTCCCGGCCGACGCCTTCACCTTCACGCCGCCCGAGGGCGTGGCGGTCCTCACCGGTGAGGAAGATGAGTTCTACTGA
- a CDS encoding transglutaminase domain-containing protein, whose amino-acid sequence MSKKMLLNAAAFVVVSSLLFAASAAPAQPVKTRKSEITYAFEVTGIPEGARSVRVWVPFPTDTAEQRIYDMRVNSPFPFEINYDKVWGNAIIYFKGEPRDFTFEMKFRVERREARSEDLGKIRNATAADRRLFAKYLAPSRLAVRDERVERLSRMAVDGRSDPLEKARAIYDFVLEKMDYDKKTPGWGRGDVKRVCLSIGARGKGTGNCTDFHSFFSSLMQAQGIPVVFEMGYPLAPGGEQREPKEGGYHCWARFYIPEAGWVPVDISEADKDPSRRDYFFGSLCENRIRFSRGRDIVLMPPQDGEPLNYFGPDPYIEVDGKPFNGFKRTIAYTNERERL is encoded by the coding sequence ATGAGCAAGAAGATGCTACTCAACGCCGCGGCCTTTGTCGTCGTCTCGTCTCTGCTTTTTGCCGCTTCGGCCGCGCCGGCGCAGCCGGTCAAGACGAGAAAGAGTGAGATAACCTACGCCTTCGAGGTCACGGGCATCCCGGAAGGGGCCCGCAGCGTGCGCGTCTGGGTCCCCTTTCCCACGGACACGGCCGAGCAGCGCATCTACGACATGAGGGTCAACAGCCCCTTTCCCTTCGAGATCAACTATGACAAGGTATGGGGCAACGCCATCATATACTTCAAGGGCGAGCCCCGCGACTTCACCTTCGAGATGAAGTTCAGGGTCGAACGCCGCGAGGCGAGGTCCGAGGACCTCGGCAAGATACGTAACGCCACGGCGGCCGACCGGAGGCTCTTCGCCAAGTACCTGGCCCCCTCGAGGCTGGCCGTCCGTGACGAGAGGGTGGAGAGGCTTTCGCGCATGGCCGTCGACGGCCGCAGCGACCCGCTTGAAAAGGCGCGGGCCATATACGATTTCGTGCTGGAAAAGATGGACTACGACAAGAAAACGCCCGGCTGGGGCCGCGGCGACGTGAAGAGGGTCTGTCTGTCCATCGGCGCCCGCGGCAAGGGCACGGGCAACTGCACGGACTTCCACTCTTTCTTCTCCTCGCTCATGCAGGCCCAGGGCATACCCGTAGTCTTCGAGATGGGCTATCCCCTCGCTCCCGGCGGCGAGCAGCGCGAGCCGAAGGAGGGGGGCTACCACTGCTGGGCAAGGTTCTACATACCCGAGGCGGGCTGGGTGCCGGTCGACATATCGGAGGCCGACAAGGACCCCTCCCGTCGTGACTACTTCTTCGGCTCCCTCTGCGAGAACAGGATACGCTTCAGCCGGGGGCGCGACATAGTGCTCATGCCGCCCCAGGACGGCGAGCCCCTCAACTACTTCGGACCCGACCCCTATATCGAGGTCGACGGAAAGCCCTTCAATGGCTTCAAGAGGACCATAGCCTACACCAACGAAAGAGAGCGCCTCTGA
- a CDS encoding B12-binding domain-containing radical SAM protein, translating to MTRDADNARCAWPGSPPQEGPRPVPSRGLQRPAAPPVSRGERGRGLNGNRLKKGCRGKRLLLVSPVVKGGIMGEDFFFRLPTLGLLKVAALTPREWDVTIVDEKVEALDPGADADLVGITAMTPAVKRGYEIADAFRERGIPVVMGGMHPSKMPDEALSHCDAVVVGEAEGLWPRLLSDLERGTLRRIYRHDSYPALEGLPPVDWSLYEGKRYLPVHFVETARGCPHDCEFCSVTNSFGATFRTRPLEEVAAEIASLKPFEGRFILRNVVFFVDDNIVGNRRYARAFFERIADFNLKWLGQASVNAARDPEILRLMQKSGCMGLLVGFETLSEENLRRVGKSFNHPEAYIDVVRRFHDHGIGVDGAFVFGLDGDDEGVFDRTLEFVLRARLDICYMSILTPFPGTALYERLDAEGRIIDRDWSNYTTNTVVFRPGRLTPERLLEGYRSALREAYSLSSIVRRLWGATTKKNFFWPMNIGFRQSVRKASAGAAAHGA from the coding sequence ATGACAAGAGACGCCGATAACGCCCGTTGCGCCTGGCCGGGGAGCCCCCCGCAAGAAGGTCCGCGCCCCGTCCCATCCCGAGGCCTTCAGCGCCCCGCGGCTCCGCCTGTCTCGCGCGGAGAAAGGGGGCGGGGGCTCAACGGAAACCGTTTGAAGAAGGGCTGCCGCGGCAAAAGACTCCTTCTCGTCTCGCCGGTCGTCAAGGGCGGCATCATGGGCGAGGACTTCTTCTTCAGGCTCCCGACCCTGGGGCTTCTCAAGGTGGCGGCCCTGACACCGCGGGAGTGGGACGTGACCATAGTGGACGAGAAGGTGGAGGCGCTGGACCCGGGGGCCGACGCCGACCTCGTGGGCATAACGGCCATGACGCCCGCCGTGAAGCGGGGCTACGAGATAGCCGACGCCTTCAGGGAGCGCGGCATACCGGTCGTGATGGGGGGGATGCACCCGTCGAAGATGCCCGATGAGGCGCTCTCCCACTGCGACGCCGTGGTGGTCGGCGAGGCCGAGGGGCTGTGGCCGCGCCTGCTCTCGGACCTGGAGCGGGGGACCCTGCGCAGGATATACCGCCACGACTCCTACCCCGCGCTCGAGGGGCTCCCCCCCGTGGACTGGTCGCTCTACGAGGGCAAGCGCTACCTGCCGGTCCACTTCGTGGAGACCGCGAGGGGCTGTCCCCACGACTGCGAGTTCTGCTCGGTGACCAACTCCTTCGGCGCCACGTTCCGCACGAGGCCGCTTGAAGAGGTGGCCGCCGAGATCGCCTCGCTCAAACCCTTCGAGGGCCGCTTCATCCTCAGAAACGTCGTCTTCTTCGTGGACGACAACATAGTCGGCAACCGCCGCTACGCCCGCGCCTTCTTCGAGCGCATAGCGGACTTCAACCTCAAGTGGCTCGGCCAGGCCTCGGTCAACGCCGCGCGCGATCCCGAGATACTGAGGCTCATGCAGAAGAGCGGCTGCATGGGCCTTCTCGTGGGCTTCGAGACCCTCTCCGAGGAGAACCTAAGGCGCGTGGGCAAGAGCTTCAACCACCCCGAGGCCTACATCGACGTGGTGAGACGCTTCCACGACCACGGCATAGGTGTCGACGGGGCCTTCGTCTTCGGCCTCGACGGCGACGACGAGGGGGTCTTCGACAGAACGCTCGAGTTCGTGCTCAGGGCAAGGCTCGACATATGCTACATGTCCATACTCACCCCCTTTCCGGGCACGGCCCTATACGAAAGGCTCGACGCCGAGGGGCGCATCATCGACCGCGACTGGTCGAACTACACGACCAACACCGTCGTCTTCAGGCCCGGCAGACTCACCCCCGAGCGGCTCCTCGAAGGTTACCGCTCGGCTCTGCGCGAGGCATACTCCCTTTCCTCCATAGTCAGGAGGCTCTGGGGGGCGACGACGAAGAAAAACTTCTTCTGGCCCATGAACATAGGCTTCAGGCAGAGCGTGAGGAAGGCTTCGGCGGGGGCGGCTGCCCATGGGGCGTAA
- a CDS encoding radical SAM protein, which yields MLESIHPAEETVAGGVACTLSGSPIPPLTRGLPKTVDSICPECLKVVRARYFVEDGRVMSAKTCPDHGTFRDLVFSDAELYLELEDWHFGDGRGLENPQVRGAARCPSSCGICNMHTTHTSLANVDLTARCNLSCNVCFADSNTNPYEPSYEEIVCMLERLRAQRPAPAATVQYTGGEPTVHPRFMDIVRKTRELGFTHIQCATNGLRFADKGFAAAAREAGLQYLYLQIDGTDDAVYEKIRGRGLFDRKLAAIEGARAAGLRIIFVPTIVRGVNDGQIGPLLRLAFENLDVVTGISIQPVVFTGRYPEAERLEKRYTLGDMARDVSLQTGLTDPRTDWFPVSSATPFVKLGMALTGRDLTNHTCHHHCVIGTLLFVDRRRRAVPVTRFLDYKKALADIDALAARASKRRFRLFSDLKLLSILKKHFHGDRAPEGLTFRKFLRTLDGYTDKKYSWDEAHKGHTYKTFFILGMHFMDNYNYSIERVRRCAVHYSASNGRLYPFCTYNSGHTFRRKVERAWAEAAGGRT from the coding sequence ATGCTCGAATCGATCCATCCCGCAGAGGAGACTGTCGCAGGGGGGGTGGCCTGCACGCTGTCGGGCTCGCCCATCCCGCCGCTCACAAGGGGGCTGCCCAAGACGGTGGACTCCATATGCCCCGAGTGCCTGAAGGTGGTCAGGGCGCGCTACTTCGTCGAAGACGGCCGCGTCATGTCCGCCAAGACCTGTCCCGACCACGGCACGTTCCGGGACCTCGTCTTCTCCGACGCCGAGCTCTACCTCGAGCTCGAGGACTGGCACTTCGGCGACGGCCGGGGCCTTGAAAACCCGCAGGTTCGCGGCGCCGCGCGGTGTCCCTCGTCGTGCGGCATCTGCAACATGCACACCACCCACACCTCGCTCGCCAACGTGGACCTCACGGCCCGCTGCAACCTGAGCTGCAACGTCTGCTTCGCCGACTCGAACACCAATCCCTACGAGCCCTCCTACGAGGAGATCGTCTGCATGCTCGAGAGGCTCCGCGCCCAGCGGCCCGCGCCGGCGGCGACGGTCCAGTACACGGGCGGCGAGCCGACGGTGCACCCCAGATTCATGGACATCGTAAGGAAGACGCGCGAGCTCGGCTTCACGCACATCCAGTGCGCCACAAACGGGCTGCGCTTCGCGGACAAAGGCTTCGCCGCGGCGGCAAGGGAGGCGGGCCTCCAGTACCTCTATCTCCAGATCGACGGCACCGACGACGCCGTCTACGAGAAGATCCGGGGGCGCGGGCTCTTCGACAGGAAACTCGCCGCCATCGAGGGGGCGAGAGCGGCCGGGCTTCGCATAATCTTCGTGCCCACCATCGTCAGGGGCGTAAACGACGGCCAGATAGGACCTCTCCTGAGGCTCGCCTTCGAGAACCTCGACGTGGTGACGGGCATCTCGATCCAGCCCGTCGTCTTCACGGGCCGCTACCCCGAGGCCGAGCGCCTGGAAAAGCGTTACACGCTGGGCGACATGGCAAGGGACGTGAGCCTCCAGACGGGACTGACCGACCCGAGGACCGACTGGTTCCCCGTGAGCTCGGCTACCCCCTTCGTAAAGCTCGGCATGGCGCTCACGGGCCGGGACCTCACAAACCACACATGCCACCACCACTGCGTCATAGGCACGCTCCTCTTCGTGGACCGCCGGCGGCGCGCCGTGCCGGTGACGCGCTTTCTCGACTACAAGAAGGCCCTGGCCGACATCGACGCCCTTGCGGCCAGGGCGTCGAAACGCAGGTTCAGGCTCTTCTCGGACCTCAAGCTCCTCTCGATCCTCAAGAAACACTTTCACGGCGACAGGGCCCCGGAGGGGCTGACGTTCAGGAAGTTCCTCCGCACCCTCGACGGCTACACCGACAAGAAATACTCGTGGGACGAGGCCCACAAAGGCCACACCTACAAGACCTTCTTCATCCTCGGAATGCACTTCATGGACAACTACAACTACTCGATAGAGCGGGTGCGCCGCTGCGCCGTCCACTACTCGGCGTCCAACGGCAGGCTATACCCCTTCTGCACCTACAACTCCGGGCACACCTTCAGGCGCAAGGTCGAGCGCGCCTGGGCCGAGGCCGCCGGCGGGCGGACGTAG